In the genome of Staphylococcus durrellii, one region contains:
- the icd gene encoding NADP-dependent isocitrate dehydrogenase: MAVNKIVKNNDGLSVPNEPTIPYIIGDGIGPDIWKAASRVIDAAVEKAYNGEKKIDWKEVLAGQKAYDETGEWLPKETLEAIDEYLIAIKGPLTTPIGGGIRSLNVALRQELDLFTCLRPVRWFKGVPSPVKRPEETDMVIFRENTEDIYAGIEFKEGSSEVKKVVDFLQNEMGAKNIRFPETSGIGIKPVSKEGTERLVRAAIQYALDNNRKSVTLVHKGNIMKFTEGAFKQWGYDVAHNEFADKVFTWQQYDQIVEEKGKDEANAVQDKAEKEGKIIIKDSIADIFLQQILTRPADHDVVATMNLNGDYVSDALAAQVGGIGIAPGANINYESGHAIFEATHGTAPKYADQNKVNPSSEILSAVLMLEHLGWQEAADKITDSIERTIASKVVTYDFARLMDGAEEVSTSQFADELIKNLS, from the coding sequence ATGGCAGTAAACAAAATAGTAAAAAACAACGACGGATTATCAGTACCAAATGAACCAACGATTCCATATATTATTGGTGATGGAATTGGACCAGACATTTGGAAAGCGGCAAGCAGAGTTATCGATGCAGCTGTAGAAAAAGCCTATAATGGCGAGAAGAAAATTGATTGGAAAGAAGTATTAGCTGGTCAGAAAGCATATGATGAAACTGGTGAATGGTTACCTAAAGAAACTTTAGAAGCTATAGATGAATACTTAATCGCAATCAAAGGTCCGTTAACTACACCTATCGGTGGCGGTATTCGTTCATTAAACGTAGCTTTACGTCAAGAATTAGACTTGTTTACTTGTTTAAGACCGGTTCGTTGGTTTAAAGGTGTACCTTCTCCTGTTAAAAGACCAGAAGAAACTGACATGGTTATTTTCCGTGAAAACACTGAAGATATTTATGCAGGTATTGAATTTAAAGAAGGATCTTCAGAAGTGAAAAAAGTCGTTGATTTCTTACAAAATGAAATGGGTGCAAAAAACATTCGTTTCCCTGAAACTTCAGGTATCGGTATTAAACCAGTATCTAAAGAAGGTACAGAACGTTTAGTACGTGCAGCAATTCAATATGCTTTAGATAACAATCGTAAATCAGTTACGTTAGTACACAAAGGTAACATTATGAAATTTACAGAAGGTGCCTTCAAACAATGGGGTTACGACGTTGCACATAACGAATTTGCTGATAAAGTATTCACTTGGCAACAATATGACCAAATAGTTGAAGAAAAAGGTAAAGATGAAGCTAATGCTGTTCAAGATAAAGCTGAAAAAGAAGGTAAAATCATTATTAAAGATTCTATTGCTGATATCTTCTTACAACAAATTCTTACTCGTCCAGCAGACCACGACGTAGTTGCTACAATGAACTTAAATGGTGACTATGTATCAGATGCGTTAGCTGCGCAAGTTGGTGGTATTGGTATCGCTCCTGGAGCGAACATTAACTATGAAAGTGGGCATGCAATTTTCGAAGCGACACATGGTACTGCTCCTAAGTATGCTGACCAAAACAAAGTTAATCCATCATCAGAAATTTTAAGTGCTGTTTTAATGTTAGAACATTTAGGATGGCAAGAAGCTGCTGACAAAATTACAGATTCAATTGAAAGAACAATCGCATCTAAAGTAGTAACATACGACTTCGCACGTTTAATGGACGGTGCTGAAGAAGTTTCAACTTCTCAATTCGCAGATGAGTTAATTAAAAATTTAAGCTAA
- a CDS encoding amino acid permease codes for MSKQVLERELSNRHVQLIAIGGAIGTGLFLGAGQTIALTGPSILLTYIIIGFMLFMFMRGLGEILVSNTGFKSFADVTNEYIGPFAGFVTGWTYWLCWIITGMAEVTAVAKYISFWFPQIPNWISALFCVLILMSFNLLSAKLFGELEFWFAIIKIVTIVALIIVGAIMIIMAYKTQFGHASLSNLYNNGIFPKGVSGFMMSFQMALFSFVGIELIGVTAGETKNPKVTIPKAINSVPIRIIIFYVGSLAVIMSIVPWAQVNPDESPFVRLFALIGIPFAAGIINFVVLTAAASSCNSGIFSNSRMLFGLSNQEQAPPIFKSTNKNGVPHIAIILSSFLLLIAALLNYIIPNATQVFTYVTTLSTVLFLVVWALITVAYINYHKRNPENHKHTNYKLFGGKYMAYIILVFFFLVFCLLFVNVDTRRAVYITPIWLVILGLMYLRYKNAIKKPQK; via the coding sequence ATGAGCAAACAAGTATTAGAGAGAGAACTTAGTAATCGTCATGTTCAACTAATTGCTATCGGGGGAGCAATTGGTACTGGGTTATTTTTGGGAGCAGGACAAACGATTGCGTTAACAGGTCCTTCCATATTACTTACCTACATTATCATAGGTTTTATGTTATTTATGTTTATGAGGGGTTTAGGCGAGATTCTGGTTTCAAATACTGGTTTTAAATCTTTTGCCGATGTAACTAACGAATATATAGGACCATTCGCGGGATTCGTTACCGGTTGGACTTATTGGTTATGCTGGATTATTACGGGTATGGCAGAAGTTACAGCCGTGGCAAAATACATAAGTTTTTGGTTTCCACAAATACCAAACTGGATAAGTGCTTTATTTTGTGTACTGATCTTAATGTCATTTAATTTATTAAGTGCAAAGCTATTTGGGGAGTTAGAATTTTGGTTTGCAATTATTAAAATTGTTACAATTGTCGCTTTAATTATCGTTGGTGCAATTATGATAATTATGGCCTATAAAACACAATTTGGTCATGCATCACTTTCTAATTTATATAATAATGGTATCTTCCCTAAAGGCGTAAGCGGCTTTATGATGTCATTCCAAATGGCATTGTTCTCGTTCGTAGGTATCGAGTTAATTGGTGTTACTGCTGGAGAAACAAAAAATCCAAAAGTAACTATCCCAAAAGCTATTAATAGCGTCCCTATTCGTATAATTATATTCTATGTAGGTTCATTAGCAGTTATCATGTCTATTGTTCCTTGGGCACAAGTTAACCCAGATGAGAGTCCGTTCGTTAGATTGTTCGCGCTAATCGGTATACCATTTGCTGCAGGCATTATAAATTTTGTTGTATTAACTGCTGCAGCATCATCATGTAATAGTGGTATCTTTTCAAATAGTAGGATGCTTTTTGGTTTATCTAATCAAGAGCAAGCACCTCCTATTTTCAAAAGTACAAATAAAAATGGTGTACCACACATAGCTATTATTCTCTCATCCTTTTTATTGCTAATAGCAGCATTACTTAATTATATTATTCCAAATGCAACTCAAGTATTTACGTATGTTACTACGCTATCTACAGTATTATTCCTAGTTGTTTGGGCATTGATTACAGTTGCTTATATTAATTATCACAAACGTAATCCTGAGAATCACAAGCATACAAATTATAAATTATTTGGCGGTAAATATATGGCGTACATTATTTTAGTATTTTTCTTCTTAGTATTTTGTTTATTATTTGTAAATGTTGATACAAGAAGAGCTGTGTATATTACACCTATTTGGCTTGTTATTTTAGGACTTATGTATCTTAGATACAAAAATGCTATTAAAAAACCTCAAAAATAA
- the pyk gene encoding pyruvate kinase: protein MRKTKIVCTIGPASESEEMLEKLIKAGMNVARLNFSHGDFDEHQARIDSIRKVSERLGKTVAILLDTKGPEIRTHNMKDGVIELEKGTEVTVSMTEVEGTPEKFSVTYDNLINDVDEGSYILLDDGLIELQVKQIDKDKGEVLCDVLNTGELKNKKGVNLPGVKVNLPGITDKDAEDIKFGIRQGVDFIAASFVRRPSDVLDIRKLLEENKNENISIIPKIENQEGIDNIEEILEVSDGLMVARGDMGVEIPPESVPMVQKDLIRKCNKLGKPVITATQMLDSMQRNPRATRAEASDVANAIYDGTDAVMLSGETAAGSYPEEAVKTMRNIAVSAEAAQDYKKLLSDRTKLVETSLVNAIGVSVAHTALNLNVKAIVAATESGSTARTISKYRPKSDIIAVTPSGETARQCALVWGVYPVIKQGRKTTDALLNNAVATAVETERVQNGDLIIITAGVPTGEKGTTNMMKLHLVGDEIASGQGVGRNSVVGKILVANAANELEGVDLSDKVIVTSSVDETLVPYIEQALGLITEENGITSPSAIVGLEKGIPTIVGVENATTELQSDNLVTVDANQGKVFEGYANVL from the coding sequence ATGAGAAAAACAAAAATTGTATGTACGATTGGACCAGCATCAGAATCTGAAGAGATGCTAGAAAAACTAATAAAAGCTGGTATGAACGTTGCCAGATTAAACTTTTCACATGGGGACTTTGACGAACACCAAGCAAGAATTGATTCTATAAGAAAAGTTTCTGAACGTTTAGGTAAAACTGTAGCGATTTTACTTGATACTAAAGGGCCAGAAATTCGTACTCATAATATGAAAGATGGTGTCATAGAATTAGAAAAAGGTACAGAAGTTACTGTAAGCATGACTGAAGTTGAGGGCACACCTGAAAAATTCTCAGTTACTTATGATAATCTTATTAATGATGTTGACGAAGGCTCATACATCTTATTAGATGACGGTTTAATTGAATTACAAGTTAAACAAATTGATAAAGATAAAGGTGAAGTATTATGCGATGTCTTAAATACTGGAGAACTTAAAAATAAAAAAGGTGTTAATTTACCTGGAGTAAAAGTAAACTTACCTGGTATTACTGACAAAGATGCTGAAGACATTAAATTTGGTATTAGACAGGGCGTAGACTTTATCGCTGCTAGTTTCGTGCGTCGTCCAAGTGATGTTTTAGATATCCGTAAATTATTAGAAGAAAATAAAAACGAAAATATTAGTATAATACCTAAGATTGAAAACCAAGAAGGTATCGATAACATTGAAGAAATTTTAGAAGTTTCCGATGGCTTAATGGTTGCTCGTGGTGATATGGGTGTTGAAATTCCACCAGAATCAGTACCTATGGTGCAAAAGGATTTAATTAGAAAATGTAATAAATTAGGTAAACCAGTTATTACTGCAACACAAATGTTAGATTCAATGCAACGTAACCCTCGTGCGACACGTGCAGAAGCAAGTGACGTTGCCAACGCTATCTATGATGGCACAGATGCTGTTATGTTATCTGGTGAGACTGCAGCTGGTTCTTATCCAGAAGAAGCTGTAAAAACAATGAGAAATATTGCAGTCTCAGCTGAAGCTGCTCAAGATTACAAAAAATTATTATCAGACCGTACTAAATTAGTTGAAACTTCCCTAGTTAATGCTATAGGTGTGTCTGTTGCACATACAGCATTAAATTTAAATGTTAAAGCTATTGTTGCTGCTACTGAAAGTGGTTCAACGGCGCGTACGATTTCAAAATATAGACCTAAATCAGATATTATTGCAGTAACTCCAAGTGGTGAAACAGCTCGCCAATGTGCATTAGTATGGGGCGTTTATCCAGTGATTAAACAAGGCCGTAAAACAACAGATGCATTATTAAATAATGCTGTAGCAACTGCAGTTGAAACTGAAAGAGTACAAAATGGTGATTTAATTATTATCACTGCTGGCGTACCTACTGGAGAAAAAGGCACTACTAACATGATGAAATTACATCTAGTAGGCGATGAAATTGCCAGTGGACAAGGTGTAGGTCGTAATTCGGTAGTTGGTAAAATTTTAGTAGCTAATGCTGCTAACGAACTTGAAGGCGTTGATCTATCTGACAAAGTTATCGTTACTTCATCAGTAGATGAAACTTTGGTACCTTATATTGAGCAAGCATTAGGCTTAATTACAGAAGAAAATGGTATCACATCACCAAGTGCTATCGTAGGTTTAGAAAAAGGTATTCCAACAATAGTTGGTGTTGAAAATGCTACTACTGAATTACAAAGTGATAACTTAGTAACAGTAGATGCTAATCAAGGAAAAGTATTCGAAGGCTATGCTAACGTGCTTTAA
- a CDS encoding response regulator transcription factor, translating to MSQTVLIVDDEQSIVTLLKYNLEQAGYITEVAYDGEEALEKVDAFKPEVVLLDVMLPKKDGIEVCKQIRSDKNLVPILMLTAKDDEFDRVLGLELGADDYMTKPFSPREVVARVKAILRRSAMITELSETADSSDDIHIGSIKIRPDFFEVYRNGELLELTPKEFELLLYLIDRQGRVITREHMLNSVWNYEFAGDSRIVDVHISHLRDKLEDNPKQPKLIKTVRGLGYKLERPKV from the coding sequence ATGTCTCAAACAGTGCTTATAGTTGACGATGAACAATCAATTGTAACGTTGCTTAAATATAATTTAGAACAAGCAGGTTACATTACAGAAGTAGCCTATGATGGTGAAGAAGCATTAGAAAAAGTTGATGCATTTAAGCCTGAAGTAGTTTTATTAGATGTTATGTTACCTAAAAAAGATGGGATAGAAGTTTGTAAACAAATTCGCTCAGATAAGAATTTAGTACCTATATTAATGTTAACTGCTAAAGATGATGAGTTTGATCGCGTGCTCGGTTTGGAATTAGGTGCAGATGATTATATGACGAAACCATTTTCACCAAGAGAAGTTGTAGCCCGTGTCAAAGCAATATTAAGACGGTCAGCAATGATTACAGAACTTAGTGAAACAGCCGACAGTTCTGATGATATTCACATCGGCTCAATAAAAATAAGACCTGATTTTTTCGAAGTTTATCGCAATGGAGAATTATTAGAATTAACTCCGAAAGAATTTGAATTATTATTATACTTAATAGATAGACAGGGTAGAGTAATTACACGTGAACACATGTTAAATTCAGTGTGGAATTATGAATTTGCGGGAGATTCTCGAATTGTTGATGTACATATTAGCCACTTGAGGGATAAATTAGAAGACAATCCAAAGCAACCCAAATTAATTAAAACGGTACGCGGATTGGGATATAAACTAGAAAGACCGAAAGTTTAA
- a CDS encoding acetyl-CoA carboxylase carboxyltransferase subunit alpha yields MLDFEKPLYEIKNKIESLKESQEKNDVDLQEEIDMLEASLDRETHKVYTNLKPWDRVQLARLQERPTSLDYIPLIFDSFIELHGDRNFRDDPAMIAGIGYLNGQAVTVVGQQRGKDTKDNIYRNFGMAHPEGYRKALRLMKQAEKFNRPIFTFIDTKGAYPGKAAEERGQSESIARNLVEMASLSVPVISIVIGEGGSGGALGLGITNKILMLENSTYSVISPEGASALLWKDSNLAKIAAETMKITAKDLKELNVADDVVEEPLGGAHHDVELQAKNIKAKFEQYLTELNKMSGDELIENRYEKFRNIGSYHE; encoded by the coding sequence ATGCTTGATTTCGAGAAGCCGCTTTATGAAATAAAAAACAAAATTGAATCTTTAAAAGAATCTCAAGAAAAAAATGATGTTGACTTACAAGAAGAAATTGACATGTTGGAAGCGTCATTAGATAGAGAAACTCATAAAGTTTATACTAATTTGAAACCTTGGGACCGTGTACAATTAGCTAGGTTACAAGAGAGACCAACTTCGTTAGATTACATTCCATTAATTTTTGATTCATTTATTGAATTACATGGAGATCGTAATTTTAGAGACGATCCTGCTATGATTGCTGGCATAGGTTATCTAAATGGTCAGGCTGTCACTGTTGTAGGACAACAAAGAGGGAAAGACACAAAAGATAATATATACCGCAACTTTGGTATGGCTCATCCTGAAGGATATAGAAAAGCGCTTCGATTAATGAAGCAGGCGGAAAAGTTTAATAGACCCATCTTCACTTTTATTGATACCAAAGGGGCGTATCCAGGTAAAGCTGCCGAAGAACGAGGTCAAAGTGAATCAATTGCGAGAAATTTAGTTGAAATGGCATCATTATCTGTACCGGTTATTTCAATCGTTATCGGTGAAGGTGGAAGTGGCGGTGCACTTGGACTAGGCATTACTAATAAAATTTTAATGCTAGAAAATAGTACATATTCTGTTATTTCACCAGAAGGTGCATCAGCTTTATTATGGAAAGATAGTAACTTAGCTAAAATAGCAGCAGAAACAATGAAGATTACTGCTAAAGACTTGAAAGAACTTAATGTAGCTGATGATGTTGTTGAAGAGCCATTAGGTGGCGCACATCATGATGTTGAATTACAGGCTAAAAACATCAAAGCGAAATTTGAACAATATTTAACCGAATTAAACAAAATGAGTGGCGATGAATTAATTGAAAATCGTTATGAAAAATTCAGAAATATTGGGTCATATCATGAATAA
- a CDS encoding citrate synthase — protein sequence MANVQKGLEGVLAAETKVSSIIDSQLTYAGYDIDDLANNAEFEEIIFLLWHYRLPSAEELKTLKEKLLSYMELNPRVYSHFKEYATDNVHPMTALRTSVSYIAHFDPNAEAENDTETLERGIRIQAKIASLVTAFARVREDKEPVKPNKDLNYAGNFLYMLRGELPTDIEVEAFNKALVLHADHEFNASTFTARCAVSSLSDMYSGIVAAVGSLKGPLHGGANERVMSMLAEVKSEDEVDEYIDQKIKNKEKIMGFGHRVYKDGDPRAKFLKEMSRKITNETGQSQLFDISVKIADKMKKEKGLIANVDFYSATVYHSLNIEHDLFTPIFAVSRTSGWIAHILEQYEDNRIMRPRAHYVGEVNRTYVPIEER from the coding sequence ATGGCAAACGTACAAAAAGGCTTAGAAGGGGTTCTAGCTGCCGAAACTAAAGTTAGTTCAATCATCGACAGTCAATTAACATATGCGGGCTATGACATAGATGATTTAGCAAATAATGCTGAATTTGAAGAAATTATCTTTTTATTATGGCATTATAGATTACCAAGTGCTGAAGAACTTAAAACTTTAAAAGAAAAACTATTAAGTTATATGGAGTTAAATCCTAGAGTGTATAGCCACTTCAAAGAATATGCTACAGATAATGTACACCCTATGACTGCTTTAAGAACTTCAGTATCTTATATTGCTCACTTTGATCCAAATGCCGAAGCTGAGAACGATACAGAAACTTTAGAGCGAGGTATTCGTATTCAAGCAAAAATTGCTTCATTAGTAACTGCTTTTGCTCGTGTAAGAGAAGATAAAGAACCGGTAAAACCGAACAAAGACTTAAATTATGCAGGCAACTTCTTGTATATGTTAAGAGGCGAATTACCTACAGACATTGAAGTAGAAGCCTTTAACAAAGCATTAGTATTGCATGCTGACCATGAATTCAATGCTTCAACATTTACAGCTAGATGTGCTGTATCATCATTATCTGACATGTATTCAGGTATCGTTGCTGCGGTTGGTTCATTAAAAGGTCCTTTACACGGCGGGGCAAACGAACGTGTTATGAGCATGTTAGCTGAAGTTAAATCAGAAGATGAAGTTGATGAATATATCGACCAAAAAATCAAAAATAAAGAAAAAATAATGGGCTTTGGACACCGCGTATATAAAGATGGCGACCCTAGAGCGAAGTTCTTAAAAGAAATGAGCAGAAAAATTACAAATGAAACTGGTCAAAGTCAATTATTTGATATTTCTGTGAAAATTGCAGACAAAATGAAAAAAGAAAAAGGTTTAATTGCGAATGTAGACTTTTATAGTGCTACAGTTTATCACAGCTTAAATATAGAACATGATTTATTCACTCCAATTTTTGCTGTAAGTAGAACTTCAGGATGGATTGCTCATATTCTAGAACAATATGAAGATAATAGAATTATGCGTCCAAGAGCACATTATGTTGGTGAAGTTAATAGAACTTATGTACCAATTGAAGAACGATAA
- the pfkA gene encoding 6-phosphofructokinase: MKKIAVLTSGGDSPGMNAAVRAVVRKAIYNNIEVYGVYQGYQGLLNDDIKKLELGSVGDTIQRGGTFLYSARCPEFKEADVRKTGIENLRKRGIEGLVVIGGDGSYRGAQRISEECSEIQTIGVPGTIDNDINGTDFTIGFDTALNTIIESVDKIRDTASSHARTFIIEVMGRDCGDLALWAGMSVGAETIIIPEVKTEIKEVAERIDHGIRRGKKHSIVMVAEGVMSGELCAQQLAQYINVDARVSVLGHIQRGGSPTGADRVLASRLGGFAVELLMNGETARGVGIKNNELTSTPFDDIFIAESHKFDHNIYNLTKELSI, translated from the coding sequence ATGAAAAAAATTGCGGTTTTAACTAGTGGTGGAGACTCACCTGGCATGAATGCAGCAGTAAGAGCTGTTGTTCGTAAAGCGATATATAATAACATTGAAGTTTACGGCGTTTACCAAGGGTATCAGGGACTATTAAATGATGATATTAAGAAACTTGAACTAGGTTCAGTTGGTGACACGATTCAACGTGGGGGTACATTTTTATATTCTGCAAGATGTCCAGAATTTAAAGAAGCAGATGTACGTAAAACTGGAATAGAAAACTTACGTAAAAGAGGCATTGAAGGCCTTGTAGTAATTGGTGGAGATGGTAGTTACAGAGGAGCACAACGCATAAGTGAGGAATGCTCTGAAATTCAAACTATTGGCGTTCCTGGCACAATCGACAATGACATAAACGGTACAGACTTTACAATTGGATTCGATACAGCTTTAAATACAATCATCGAATCAGTTGATAAAATTAGAGATACTGCTTCAAGTCATGCTAGGACATTTATTATTGAAGTTATGGGTCGCGATTGTGGAGATTTAGCTTTATGGGCAGGTATGTCTGTTGGTGCTGAAACCATCATTATTCCTGAAGTTAAAACTGAAATAAAAGAAGTTGCAGAGCGCATTGATCATGGAATTAGGCGTGGAAAAAAACACTCTATCGTTATGGTTGCAGAAGGAGTAATGTCTGGTGAATTATGTGCACAACAATTAGCTCAATACATCAACGTGGATGCACGTGTTTCGGTATTAGGTCATATTCAGCGTGGTGGAAGTCCAACTGGAGCGGATAGAGTATTAGCATCGCGTTTAGGAGGTTTTGCTGTTGAATTATTGATGAATGGAGAAACAGCAAGAGGTGTAGGTATTAAAAACAACGAATTAACTAGCACACCGTTTGATGATATTTTTATCGCAGAATCGCATAAATTTGATCATAATATTTACAATTTAACTAAAGAACTATCTATTTAA